GCTGGGCGCCGTTCTGAGGAGAACGTTTGTCGTGAGGGCGGGTGATGTCGGTTTGCATGCGAggaaggcggaggagggtgTTGGGGGCCAGGGCGAGGAGTTTCTGAGGGGTCTGGAGGAGTGGGAGAGGAGTCTGTTTAGGAGGGGCCATGAGGGTGTGAGGGGGGCGAAGGAGTGGACGGAGAGGGTGAAGAGGTTGTGATTTTTGGTTCACGGCTGGGTTTATATTTTTGCGTTTGCGGATGGATTGGGAGTGAGCATTAGCGATACCCTTGTGGTGTGATGTGATATGAATGGAAATGATTGTCAAGTTTCTACAGGCGTGGTTTTTGTTTAAAGGGTTGTTAGTTTCCTGTTCCGGGCTGGGCTGTGGTATTGTGTCTGGAGAATTTTATCATTGATTGCGAAATCATGACTTCCGCTTGGCACTCCTATTCTGCAGATACATTTCCATCCTCAACCGCAAAACCACACTGACTCCCAGTACCATCCACCCAAACGTCACCAACATGTCGCTCAACTCCAGTAAAATGAAATACTTGTTTGAATAGCGCACCAAATATGCCGTCCCTCCCCAAATAATGCAATGAAATACACCCATCGCAGGCTGTCCAGCTGCCGTGGCCGAGATTACTTGGCCAGCTGTAGGCAGAAAGCACCGATATGCCCAgtcaagcaccagacagcattGAAATGTTGCATGTAACCACCCCTCATACAAGCAATTATACAAAAACGCTCTTTCGGCCGCACTTCCGTACATAACCAGCCGTAAGAGCGCGTATATGTATGCTGCTGAGAAGCTAGTTTGTGTGTATCGCATCTCCATCTGAGTGAGGCTCATTGCCAGGTAAAGTATGGTGCAAATCCCAAGCTTAACATCTTCATTGCCAGGCTTATTTCGCCGTTGCTTCAAAGACTCATCTGTCTCGTCATGCATGACTGCctccatcttgaccaagGTACGCCAAACTGCTTTTCGACTCAAAGAAACTGCAAGAATGCCGGCCATCCAAAACAACACTTCTCTCCAAGTGAAAGATGATGAGTTTTCGAGAAAGTAGTGCGGGGAAGATCTCGCAAACTTCATATTTTCAACGGCATGCCACCAGATGAACTGTCCCAACCAGGGAACGAGCACGCGCCGCACATGGTTCAAAATAACGGCAGCCAGAATTTGTAGCACGGTGGAAAATACTCCATTCCGCGTAAGGGCACGCTTTACGAATGCGATTCGCCGTGCTGGGACTGTCGGGTTGAAAACAAGATCATGGAGGGGCTGAAGTATGCGGGCGAGCAATGACGAGATAGGGTTATATGTGTCTGAGGATGGCATGCTCTTGAGGTTCACAAAAAATACCCTGAGTGCGCTCGGTTTGAAACCAAATATGAAGGGCCTTGGCGAGATGCCTGTCGTGCAAACTGGATGAGTTGTGCTTCAGTTGTAAGGTGAGACTGGAATCAGAAATGTGAACTTCTGAGTTGGTGGGTCTGAGAAGAGACGAAAGTCACCACCGCCTCATAACGCGTGACCAATTGCAAAAGCTAATATGAACCGTTGGACTTGGAACAAAACGACTTCAAGTTGGGGATGAGAACGACTATTGAAATTTTGAATCAAGTTGTATATATTGATTCTATCCTTGTCAAATGACAAACGCCGGACCAaccacccagccagcagTGACGCTGTTATATCTATCTGTAAAGTAACGTCCATATCCAAACACTTCCCTGCATATAGCTACAAAAAGAGGGTAGAAATGGGTATCCGTATCCAAAATAAAGCATCATGCCCGCAATGCTCAAACGCCTCTATAGAACTCATCCATGCATCTCCCGTAACAAAGCATAACATCGTAAACCATCCAGAAGTATACACGTGCATCTAGCTGTGCACCCCAAAAGGCCAACATCGATTTTGCATCCATGTGGCTAAAGGAAACGTGGTATGTGGCcgcaacaaagccaaggttTTGTGCGACAGTGTCTGTGGTCCGTTCTGAGGACCACCAATCCCCTTGGTAACGTATCCCCCCCACGACTCAATATCATTTGCGAAATTTGCCAGGCCaaaacaaggaaaggaaTTAAGAGCGGTAAACACAAACAGATAGCGGACGAATAAGAAAGCAAACGGCGAAACACAAAAAGGAAACTCAAGAGCAGTAACAAGATCGACAACCGAAACGAAAGTGAGGGAAGGGCAGCAGCCTTGTGTTTGATCAAACTCCTCAGCGTAGTCTTTGGTTAGTCTCGTGAGGGCACAAAGGACGCTGACCAGCAATTGGGTGATACAGTTGCAGACCCGATGTatgaaaaggaaaagaagagaaaagaaTTTTTCATCAGGGTCGCGTTGCGTTGCGTTCGTTCATCAGTTGATGCTTCTTCCGAGTTCTTGCAGACTATCTCATCCGCCATTGTCCAGTACCCGCTTGCTCGGCCAGGATAGTTTGGGTGAGAGAGGGACAACCGGCCACCAATGGCCATGTGTCATGTCGCTTGAAGGACCCAAATTGTTGCAGCGGTGTAGCTGCTCATCTGGGTGCTTACAGGCTGTTCACAGACCAGCGATAAGACTGTTCCTGACTGTAAAACTCAGAGGGCGTAGATTCAAGAAGGGCAGGGTCAAAAGGACCACCTTCGCCCCCGGCCATGGAGAActcatcaacagcaaagcTAACTTGGGGCATTTGCTCATACGAGAGGTCACCGCCTTGTGCATCTGTGACAGATGTGTCCAGAGGAGCGTGCATGCCTTCATTTTGGTACTGAATCGGGGCACCATCCCAAGATGTCATGCAGGCGTCACCTTCCGCATCACAGTCGGACGCGTCGTCATCCATCGTTTGACGCATCAtccagtcaacttcaacttcgtCATCGGCAacagcatcttcatcgtcggGTGCTGTGGCGGCCAAGTTGTGCTCTTCGTCATCTCGGGCGACCAGAACTTCCTCGAACCAGAGCTTCAGTTCTGACATTGGCGGCCAGTCACCACCTCCTTTCCCACCACGCTTCTCGTCGTTGGGTTTCTTATTCTTACCACGAGGGGCCTTTGGTTTGAAGTGCGTGCGGCGGAGGTGAGCAGCGGCATTGTAATACGCCCCATACTTCTTGCCTCCTGAACAGGCCTTGCAATCTgacaatggctgcaatgCCTGGACCCCAGAGGTAAGTCCGACTGTTGCTGGATCTCTACACACGTATTTCTTCACAACACCTTTGTGTTTGGCGTTGAGGTGGCGGCGGAGCTCATGGTCGCCACGAAAGCCTTCCGGATGCTCCCCGCAGAATTCGCAAAAGACCTTTGGTCCCTTGGGTCGCTGATAAGGAGTTTTTGGAAGTGCGACCTTGCCGGCTTTCTTGTGCGGTGCAGGAGGCCCGGTCTTGATATTCGCCTGACTCTCCGCCTTGGGGCGAATATGATTCGTTCTACCGTTGTGAAGAGTACGTTCAAGGGCTTCTCTTGCTCGACGGTCCGCATTAGAAATTGTTGATTTTGCACTAGAGGAGCTTGTGTTTGAAAAAGAGCGCTCCATAGATTGGGATGTCGAAGCTGATAAGAGGAGGCTGGTACTGTCAGTAGAGATGGGATATTCTTGGCCAGTCATGTTGAATCTGGAGCCCATCGCTATGAAGTCCGTGTCAGAGGCCGCGCTCAGGGCACAATGATTCTCTGCGCTGGTCGGCTGCAGTGGATCCTGTACTGAATGCTCGTCCGTCCGATCAGACTGAGAAGACGGCAGCCGGACCATGTGTGCGCCGTTGCTTCCGCCATAAGAGCTGTTCTGCCTCGTCAGAGGTTGGGTAGGCTCGAGAGCCGAGAatccagacaccatggaAGGAGGGGCCGATGGAATAAAGTTGCTGTGGACATCATCGGGAGACAGATAAGTCCCATTTGAAGCAAAGTACGACTGCTCATCGTACCAGCTACGGGTTGAGAGATAACTGCTGGGGTGAATTCCAACATCCGGAACACTAGTGTTTTCAGTCATG
The genomic region above belongs to Pochonia chlamydosporia 170 chromosome 2, whole genome shotgun sequence and contains:
- a CDS encoding key lime pathogenicity protein (similar to Metarhizium acridum CQMa 102 XP_007808105.1); protein product: MSQGAVSTIREEQLQLELDSVKARLELYEPQIASQHSPVPESSTNLSPCWTSLSSRGGRASLDAAMDSRRAINWHAPLRQRAYSQQDRPAQLMARSISNHSELDMSALYGGAAVSLTNMPGLLGGSSRTASINGHSSSMTENTSVPDVGIHPSSYLSTRSWYDEQSYFASNGTYLSPDDVHSNFIPSAPPSMVSGFSALEPTQPLTRQNSSYGGSNGAHMVRLPSSQSDRTDEHSVQDPLQPTSAENHCALSAASDTDFIAMGSRFNMTGQEYPISTDSTSLLLSASTSQSMERSFSNTSSSSAKSTISNADRRAREALERTLHNGRTNHIRPKAESQANIKTGPPAPHKKAGKVALPKTPYQRPKGPKVFCEFCGEHPEGFRGDHELRRHLNAKHKGVVKKYVCRDPATVGLTSGVQALQPLSDCKACSGGKKYGAYYNAAAHLRRTHFKPKAPRGKNKKPNDEKRGGKGGGDWPPMSELKLWFEEVLVARDDEEHNLAATAPDDEDAVADDEVEVDWMMRQTMDDDASDCDAEGDACMTSWDGAPIQYQNEGMHAPLDTSVTDAQGGDLSYEQMPQVSFAVDEFSMAGGEGGPFDPALLESTPSEFYSQEQSYRWSVNSL